From a region of the Pyxidicoccus xibeiensis genome:
- a CDS encoding helix-turn-helix domain-containing protein — protein MPKPTSTRGPPARQQFQAATRMERHLHVSGYAAVVVSGGYVEAGDAGRFHLGAGSVVFHRPFEAHADQFGTRGAVVLNLPLPAAVPDVSVAMLRDVDAVVRAAERDSRAAADLLSTSLGPATGQQQDWPDLLAAALRADPSLCLAEQADALGLAAETLARGFKRAYGVSPKRYRAEVRALQAWRMLPGSPLPLAQLALALGYTDQAHMTRDVVALTGRTPAALRRGTPAGGQLDSRVARR, from the coding sequence ATGCCCAAGCCGACGAGCACCCGGGGACCGCCCGCCCGGCAGCAGTTCCAGGCGGCAACGCGGATGGAGCGCCACCTCCATGTGAGCGGGTACGCCGCCGTCGTCGTCTCCGGTGGCTATGTCGAGGCCGGAGACGCGGGGCGCTTCCACCTGGGCGCAGGCTCCGTGGTCTTCCATCGCCCCTTCGAGGCCCATGCCGACCAGTTCGGCACCCGCGGCGCCGTCGTGCTGAACCTGCCGCTTCCCGCCGCGGTGCCGGACGTGTCGGTCGCCATGCTCCGGGACGTCGATGCCGTGGTGAGGGCGGCCGAGCGCGACTCCCGGGCCGCGGCGGACCTCCTCTCCACGTCGCTGGGACCGGCGACGGGCCAGCAGCAGGACTGGCCGGACCTGCTCGCTGCCGCACTTCGTGCCGACCCCTCGCTGTGCCTGGCGGAGCAGGCGGACGCCCTGGGCCTGGCGGCGGAGACCCTCGCTCGCGGGTTCAAGCGTGCCTACGGCGTGTCGCCCAAGCGCTACCGTGCCGAGGTGCGTGCGCTCCAGGCGTGGCGGATGCTTCCCGGCTCACCCCTGCCGCTGGCCCAGCTCGCCCTCGCCCTGGGCTACACCGACCAGGCGCACATGACTCGCGACGTGGTCGCCCTCACGGGACGCACGCCGGCCGCGCTGAGGCGCGGAACGCCGGCCGGAGGTCAACTGGATTCAAGAGTGGCACGCCGGTAG
- a CDS encoding sigma-54-dependent Fis family transcriptional regulator produces MGTLTLSASPLLWEQFLVGALDAGSGLHPILSRWQRSRALGAPCTGLPGEGPSVGHLELVERRARLEPVWHEVGGMMEALASAPLPSGRVALLADRDGVILSTRGSGGEFGSHADDVRLIEGACWDETSRGTNAIGTALAESSAVAVVGPAHYAHRHHGLVCYAAPVHDPFGELLAVLDVTGPAGAADPLVLVTVASMAYAVEARLRELAWARVAATARSGVESRLSREDGPVLLIESPGRVRQANGAARALLGDEATSGADRAWAAVLGLSWRELKEASLRGAPLEANVRGTPWRVHAETVSEGGDGAALAVLARMEPLVSRARPAPAPRVEVPPAAAPEKGPWVSLKGSDPHLRATLAEAARFAPTDIPVLLLSETGTGKELLARALHAASAVASGPFVAVNCGALSPALLESELFGHAPGAFTGARTGGADGKLAAADGGTLFLDELAEMPAALQVLLLRVLEDGSYSRVGESRVRHARFRLIGATCRDLEAAVRNGTFRSDLYYRLQGATLRLPPLRERSDLPELARALLAELAQSAGQTRPVLSLSALDRLHSHAWPGNVRELKTVLRLALVRAAGAAILDVAALPPELGRRSQPEAPGAVPPSRGAEPVADWSAPAAAPNTGDAPRALRELEARALQDALARSGGNVAQAARRLGIARSTLYRMVERFGIVLPPRS; encoded by the coding sequence GTGGGGACCCTCACTCTCAGCGCCTCTCCGCTCCTCTGGGAGCAGTTCCTCGTCGGTGCGCTCGACGCAGGGAGCGGGCTGCACCCCATCCTGAGCCGCTGGCAACGCTCACGCGCCCTGGGCGCGCCCTGCACCGGACTGCCCGGCGAGGGCCCGAGCGTGGGACACCTGGAGCTCGTCGAGCGGCGCGCGCGACTCGAGCCGGTCTGGCACGAGGTCGGGGGAATGATGGAGGCGCTCGCCTCCGCGCCCCTGCCGTCCGGCCGCGTGGCGCTGCTCGCGGACCGGGACGGCGTCATCCTCTCCACGCGTGGCTCGGGCGGGGAGTTCGGCTCCCACGCGGACGACGTGCGCCTCATCGAGGGCGCCTGCTGGGACGAGACGTCCCGGGGCACCAACGCCATCGGCACCGCGCTGGCGGAGTCCTCGGCGGTGGCCGTGGTGGGACCGGCGCACTACGCGCACCGGCACCACGGCCTCGTCTGCTACGCCGCGCCGGTGCATGACCCCTTTGGGGAGCTGCTGGCGGTGCTGGACGTCACCGGGCCCGCGGGCGCGGCGGATCCGCTCGTCCTGGTGACGGTGGCGAGCATGGCGTACGCCGTCGAGGCCCGGCTGCGCGAGCTGGCCTGGGCCCGCGTGGCCGCCACGGCCAGGAGTGGCGTGGAGTCACGCCTGTCGCGTGAGGATGGGCCAGTCCTCCTCATCGAGTCACCGGGGCGGGTCCGCCAGGCCAACGGCGCCGCGCGAGCCCTGCTGGGTGACGAGGCCACGTCCGGCGCGGACCGGGCGTGGGCCGCGGTGCTCGGGCTCTCCTGGCGCGAGCTGAAGGAAGCGTCGCTGCGGGGAGCGCCGCTGGAGGCGAACGTCCGTGGCACGCCCTGGCGCGTGCATGCCGAGACGGTGAGCGAGGGCGGGGACGGCGCGGCGCTGGCGGTGCTCGCGCGGATGGAGCCGCTCGTGTCCCGTGCGAGACCTGCTCCGGCGCCTCGCGTGGAGGTGCCGCCGGCCGCCGCGCCGGAGAAGGGCCCCTGGGTCTCACTCAAGGGCAGCGACCCGCACCTGCGCGCCACCCTGGCGGAGGCGGCGCGCTTCGCCCCCACGGACATTCCGGTGCTCCTGCTGTCGGAGACGGGGACCGGGAAGGAGCTGCTCGCCCGGGCCCTGCACGCCGCCAGCGCCGTGGCCAGTGGCCCCTTCGTGGCCGTCAACTGTGGGGCGCTTTCGCCCGCGCTGCTGGAGAGCGAGCTGTTCGGCCATGCCCCGGGCGCCTTCACGGGCGCGCGGACGGGCGGCGCGGACGGCAAGCTCGCGGCGGCCGACGGGGGCACCCTCTTCCTCGATGAGCTCGCCGAGATGCCCGCCGCGCTCCAGGTGCTGCTGCTCCGCGTGCTCGAGGATGGAAGCTACTCGCGCGTCGGTGAGTCGCGCGTGCGCCATGCGCGCTTCCGCCTCATCGGGGCCACCTGCCGGGACCTCGAGGCGGCAGTGCGGAATGGCACGTTCCGCTCCGACCTGTACTACCGCCTCCAGGGCGCCACGCTGCGGCTGCCTCCGCTGCGGGAGCGCTCGGACCTCCCGGAGCTGGCCCGGGCGCTGCTCGCGGAGCTGGCGCAGTCCGCCGGGCAGACTCGGCCCGTGCTGTCGCTGAGCGCGCTAGACCGGCTTCATTCTCACGCGTGGCCCGGCAACGTGCGCGAGCTGAAGACGGTGCTGCGCCTGGCGCTCGTGCGGGCAGCGGGCGCCGCGATTCTGGATGTGGCGGCCCTGCCACCCGAGCTGGGCAGGAGGTCGCAGCCGGAGGCTCCCGGGGCCGTGCCGCCGAGCAGGGGCGCGGAGCCTGTCGCCGACTGGAGCGCTCCCGCGGCAGCTCCGAACACTGGGGATGCACCCCGGGCCCTGAGAGAGCTGGAGGCCCGCGCGCTCCAGGACGCGCTTGCGCGCAGTGGTGGCAACGTGGCGCAGGCCGCACGCCGGCTGGGCATCGCCCGGAGCACCCTCTATCGCATGGTCGAGCGCTTCGGCATCGTGCTGCCGCCCCGCTCGTGA
- the exaC gene encoding acetaldehyde dehydrogenase ExaC, whose amino-acid sequence MVYAAPNQPGSKVKFKSRYQNFIGGRWVEPVRGQYFENISPVTGKAFCEVPRSTAEDIDKALDAAHAARVAWGKTSTTVRANILNKIADRLEQNLEMLAVAESWDNGKPVRETLAADLPLAIDHFRYFAGCIRAQEGSAGELDNDTIAYHFHEPLGVVAQIIPWNFPILMAAWKLAPALATGNCVVLKPAEQTPVTILLVAELIQDLLPEGVLNIVNGFGVEAGKPLASSPRVAKVAFTGETTTGRLILQYASENLIPVTLELGGKSPNIFFDDVMAQDDDFLDKAMEGFAMFALNQGEVCTCPSRALVSEKIYNPFIERALERVKRIKPGNPLDPTTTLGAQASSDQLEKILGYFDIGKKEGAKVLTGGERVQLSGDLKDGYYVAPTVFQGQNRMRIFQEEIFGPVVSVTTFKDFDDAMRMANDTLYGLGAGVWTRDINTAYRAGRTIEAGRVWTNCYHLYPAHAAFGGYKQSGIGRENHLKMLNHYQQTKNLLVSYSPKALGFF is encoded by the coding sequence ATGGTGTACGCCGCCCCCAATCAGCCCGGCTCGAAGGTGAAGTTCAAGTCCCGCTACCAGAACTTCATCGGCGGTCGCTGGGTGGAGCCCGTGCGCGGGCAGTACTTCGAGAACATCAGCCCGGTGACGGGCAAGGCGTTCTGTGAGGTGCCGCGCTCCACCGCCGAGGACATCGACAAGGCGCTGGATGCCGCCCACGCCGCACGCGTCGCCTGGGGGAAGACCTCCACCACCGTGCGCGCCAACATCCTCAACAAGATTGCCGACCGCCTGGAGCAGAATCTCGAGATGCTCGCCGTGGCGGAGAGCTGGGACAACGGCAAGCCGGTCCGCGAGACGCTCGCCGCCGACCTGCCGCTGGCCATCGACCACTTCCGCTACTTCGCCGGCTGCATCCGCGCCCAGGAAGGCTCGGCGGGCGAGCTGGACAACGACACCATCGCCTACCACTTCCACGAGCCGCTCGGCGTCGTCGCGCAAATCATCCCCTGGAACTTCCCCATCCTGATGGCGGCGTGGAAGCTCGCCCCGGCGCTCGCGACGGGCAACTGCGTGGTGCTCAAGCCCGCGGAGCAGACGCCCGTCACCATTCTGCTCGTCGCCGAGCTCATCCAGGACCTGCTGCCGGAAGGCGTGCTCAACATCGTCAACGGCTTCGGTGTCGAGGCCGGCAAGCCCCTGGCCAGCAGCCCCCGCGTGGCCAAGGTGGCCTTCACCGGTGAGACGACCACCGGCCGGCTCATCCTCCAGTACGCCAGTGAGAACCTCATCCCCGTGACGCTGGAGCTAGGCGGCAAGAGCCCCAACATCTTCTTCGACGACGTCATGGCCCAGGACGACGATTTCCTGGACAAGGCCATGGAGGGCTTCGCGATGTTCGCCCTCAACCAGGGCGAGGTGTGCACCTGCCCCTCTCGCGCGCTGGTCAGCGAGAAGATCTACAACCCATTCATCGAGCGTGCCCTCGAGCGCGTCAAGCGCATCAAGCCCGGCAACCCGCTGGACCCGACGACGACGCTGGGCGCCCAGGCGTCGAGCGACCAGCTGGAGAAGATTCTCGGCTACTTCGACATCGGGAAGAAGGAGGGCGCCAAGGTGCTGACGGGCGGCGAGCGCGTGCAGCTCTCCGGCGACCTGAAGGACGGCTACTACGTGGCGCCCACCGTGTTCCAGGGCCAGAACCGGATGCGCATCTTCCAGGAGGAGATCTTCGGGCCCGTGGTGAGCGTGACGACGTTCAAGGACTTCGACGACGCGATGCGCATGGCCAATGACACCCTCTATGGCCTGGGTGCCGGCGTGTGGACGCGGGACATCAACACCGCCTACCGCGCGGGCCGCACCATCGAGGCCGGGCGCGTGTGGACCAACTGCTACCACCTGTACCCCGCGCACGCGGCGTTCGGCGGCTACAAGCAGTCGGGCATCGGCCGCGAGAATCACCTCAAGATGCTCAACCACTACCAGCAGACCAAGAACCTCCTGGTGAGCTACAGCCCGAAGGCCCTGGGTTTCTTCTGA
- a CDS encoding DUF779 domain-containing protein translates to MVARVEVTPEAAAVIRQLRASHGPLMFHQSGGCCDGSAPMCYPQGEFRVGQRDVFLGEVEGCPVYIGGAQFEYWQHTHLTLDVVPGRGAGFSLEAPLGVRFLTRSRVFTDEEYLRMKDEPPPRRGPPE, encoded by the coding sequence ATGGTGGCCCGGGTGGAGGTGACGCCCGAGGCCGCGGCCGTCATCCGCCAGCTGCGCGCCTCGCACGGGCCCTTGATGTTCCACCAGTCGGGAGGCTGCTGTGACGGCAGCGCTCCCATGTGCTACCCGCAGGGCGAGTTCCGCGTGGGCCAGCGGGACGTCTTCCTGGGCGAGGTGGAGGGCTGCCCCGTCTACATCGGCGGTGCACAGTTCGAGTACTGGCAGCACACGCACCTCACCCTGGACGTGGTGCCCGGGCGCGGCGCGGGCTTCAGCCTGGAGGCGCCACTCGGAGTGCGCTTCCTCACCCGCAGCCGCGTCTTCACAGACGAGGAGTACCTGCGCATGAAGGACGAACCGCCTCCGAGGCGTGGGCCGCCCGAGTAG
- a CDS encoding CAP domain-containing protein, producing the protein MAFRPLSLLLVGAAVLGGCGAPETPSDEGEGALVPSVETAEPSGAVSAFAYCDDVTTWDPAWANLEAQVLTLVNQRRAAGATCGGVAKPAAPALTLDTRLRCAARKHSRDMGTNNFMGHTGSDGSTPWQRMTLAGYTYRSAAENVAAGYSTAAAVVNGWMSSTGHCNNIMNPGLTQLGVGYYYAPSSTYRHYWTQAFGRP; encoded by the coding sequence ATGGCTTTCCGCCCCCTCTCGCTGCTGCTGGTTGGCGCCGCCGTCCTCGGTGGCTGCGGTGCCCCCGAGACTCCCTCCGACGAAGGCGAGGGCGCGCTCGTCCCCTCGGTGGAGACGGCCGAGCCGTCCGGCGCCGTCTCTGCCTTCGCGTACTGCGATGACGTGACGACGTGGGACCCGGCGTGGGCGAACCTGGAGGCCCAGGTGCTCACGCTCGTCAACCAGCGGCGCGCGGCCGGAGCCACCTGTGGTGGCGTGGCGAAGCCTGCCGCTCCCGCGCTGACGCTGGACACGCGGCTGCGCTGCGCGGCGCGCAAGCACTCGCGCGACATGGGGACGAACAACTTCATGGGCCACACGGGCTCGGATGGCTCCACGCCGTGGCAGCGGATGACGCTGGCCGGCTACACCTACCGGAGCGCCGCGGAGAACGTGGCGGCCGGGTACTCCACCGCGGCGGCCGTGGTGAATGGGTGGATGTCGAGCACCGGGCACTGCAACAACATCATGAACCCCGGCCTCACCCAGCTGGGCGTCGGCTACTACTACGCGCCCTCCAGCACCTACCGGCACTACTGGACGCAGGCATTCGGCAGGCCCTGA
- a CDS encoding DUF350 domain-containing protein — protein MDLVLLLVGLVKVVFGGLVAALGIWLGLRGLSRILGTNPVEELRQGNTAAGVVHASSLMALGLLVQHAVQATSDAVDLTVRTPPFQPLMVGKLLAVAVLHVGLSLGVGVAVLALGILLFDRMTPGIDELAEVRKGNLAAALILSAILLVLALLTAPGLQAALNGLIPFPQLPEGALRAPA, from the coding sequence ATGGACCTCGTCCTCCTGCTCGTCGGTCTCGTCAAGGTGGTGTTCGGCGGCCTCGTCGCCGCGCTCGGCATCTGGCTGGGGCTTCGCGGCCTCAGCCGCATCCTCGGCACCAACCCGGTGGAGGAGCTTCGCCAGGGCAACACCGCCGCCGGTGTCGTCCATGCTTCCAGCCTCATGGCGCTGGGGCTGCTGGTGCAGCACGCGGTGCAGGCGACGTCGGACGCGGTGGACCTCACCGTGCGCACCCCGCCCTTCCAGCCGCTGATGGTGGGCAAGCTGCTCGCGGTGGCGGTGCTGCACGTGGGGCTGTCGCTGGGCGTGGGCGTCGCGGTGCTCGCGCTCGGCATCCTCCTGTTCGACCGGATGACGCCCGGCATCGACGAACTGGCGGAGGTGCGCAAGGGCAACCTCGCCGCCGCGCTCATCCTCTCCGCCATCCTGCTGGTGCTCGCGCTGCTGACGGCCCCCGGGCTCCAGGCGGCGCTCAACGGCCTCATCCCCTTCCCCCAGCTCCCCGAGGGGGCGCTGCGCGCGCCGGCGTGA
- a CDS encoding transglutaminase-like domain-containing protein, whose product MASSSASPWKTLFKLLLVGIGLASCFCCCGLGMLGRLADLDVRAPVPGFPSSVRVVDVGAVLLPPGTPPQDARNYEWRVDGISPPEHHVAYGLGKALTAELDEGHQSLGRRLRYRSLGNERFTYHAPAGCSADMRCIYEELMRTNEEPVRELGDRFVTSIRERGLDASQAAKLILGFVQRIRYELPKDEPFGIIPPALVPALDSGDCDSKAVLAVMLLRQAGIDAVILYSDPLAHAAVGVGLPGGTGTRLKHGGRSYQYGEVTAEGWPLGMIPPQYDKPRLWKVLPLSARTGTAG is encoded by the coding sequence ATGGCCTCCTCCAGCGCCAGTCCCTGGAAGACCCTCTTCAAGCTGCTGCTCGTGGGCATCGGCCTCGCGAGCTGCTTCTGCTGTTGCGGGCTGGGCATGCTCGGGCGGCTGGCGGACCTGGACGTCCGCGCCCCGGTGCCGGGCTTCCCCAGCAGCGTGCGCGTCGTCGACGTGGGCGCCGTGCTCCTGCCGCCCGGCACGCCGCCGCAGGACGCCCGGAACTACGAGTGGCGGGTGGACGGCATCAGCCCGCCGGAGCACCACGTGGCCTATGGGCTGGGCAAGGCGCTCACCGCCGAGCTGGACGAGGGACACCAGTCCCTCGGCCGGCGGCTGCGCTACCGCTCGCTGGGCAACGAGCGCTTCACCTACCACGCGCCGGCCGGGTGCTCGGCGGACATGCGCTGCATCTACGAGGAGCTGATGCGCACCAACGAGGAGCCGGTGCGCGAGCTGGGCGACCGCTTCGTCACCTCCATCCGGGAGCGCGGACTGGACGCCTCGCAGGCCGCGAAGCTCATCCTCGGCTTCGTGCAGCGCATCCGCTACGAGCTGCCGAAGGACGAGCCCTTCGGAATCATTCCTCCGGCGCTGGTGCCCGCGCTGGACAGCGGGGACTGCGACTCCAAGGCGGTGCTGGCGGTGATGCTGCTGCGCCAGGCCGGCATCGACGCGGTGATTCTCTACTCGGACCCGCTGGCGCACGCGGCGGTGGGCGTGGGGCTGCCCGGCGGCACCGGCACGCGGCTGAAGCATGGCGGGCGCAGCTACCAGTACGGGGAAGTCACGGCCGAGGGCTGGCCGCTGGGGATGATTCCTCCCCAGTACGACAAGCCCCGGCTGTGGAAGGTGCTGCCGCTGTCCGCGAGGACGGGCACCGCGGGTTAG
- a CDS encoding tRNA(His) guanylyltransferase Thg1 family protein, producing MEPDELATRMRQGEVFHGLRLLPGAWTVLRVDGRGFSRFTEERFEKPFDAAFHQVMVRTASALLEDLQGVYAYTQSDEISVLFPPDWSLFDRSMEKLVSLSAGLASATFTHAAGVPAMFDGRAWLGTNERAVLDYFLWRQADGSRCALHGWCYWTLRKEGKTATQATRELDGRNVGFKNELLFQRGINFNEVPLWQRRGSAVFWEHYLKEGVDPRSGQRTQASRRRLKVDAELPMKEAYEDYLRGVLAASPPAPA from the coding sequence ATGGAACCGGATGAGCTGGCGACCCGCATGCGACAGGGTGAGGTGTTCCACGGCCTGCGCCTGCTGCCGGGGGCGTGGACGGTGCTGCGCGTGGATGGCCGCGGCTTCTCGCGCTTCACCGAGGAGCGCTTCGAGAAGCCCTTCGATGCGGCCTTCCACCAGGTGATGGTGCGCACCGCCAGCGCGCTGCTGGAGGACCTCCAGGGCGTGTACGCGTACACGCAGAGCGACGAAATCTCCGTCCTCTTCCCACCGGACTGGTCGCTGTTCGACCGCTCCATGGAGAAGCTCGTCTCACTGTCCGCGGGCCTGGCGAGCGCGACCTTCACGCACGCCGCGGGCGTGCCCGCCATGTTCGACGGCCGCGCGTGGCTGGGGACGAACGAGCGCGCCGTGCTGGACTACTTCCTCTGGCGACAGGCGGACGGCAGCCGGTGCGCGCTGCATGGCTGGTGCTACTGGACGCTGCGCAAGGAGGGGAAGACGGCGACCCAGGCCACGCGCGAGCTGGATGGCCGCAACGTGGGCTTCAAGAACGAGCTGCTCTTCCAGCGCGGCATCAACTTCAACGAGGTGCCGCTCTGGCAGCGGCGCGGCAGCGCCGTCTTCTGGGAGCACTACCTGAAAGAGGGCGTGGACCCGCGCAGCGGCCAGCGCACCCAGGCCTCGCGCCGGCGGCTCAAGGTGGACGCGGAGTTGCCGATGAAGGAGGCGTACGAGGACTACCTGCGCGGCGTGCTCGCCGCGTCACCCCCGGCCCCCGCCTAA
- a CDS encoding ATP-binding protein, producing the protein MELVVFIGLQGSGKSSFFKQRFTDTHALVSKDLWPHARRREARQQRYISEALAAGRSVVVDNTNPSPDVRAPLIALGREHGARVVGYYFASDLKQCLARNEQRQGRARVPEVALFATVKQLRRPSAAEGFDALYHVTLTPEGVFRVEDWKEESNGTG; encoded by the coding sequence ATGGAACTGGTCGTGTTCATCGGTCTGCAGGGCTCCGGGAAGAGCAGCTTCTTCAAGCAGCGCTTCACGGACACGCACGCGCTGGTGAGCAAGGACCTGTGGCCCCACGCGCGCCGGAGGGAGGCGCGGCAGCAGCGGTACATCTCCGAGGCGCTCGCGGCGGGACGCTCGGTGGTGGTGGACAACACCAACCCGTCGCCCGACGTGCGCGCGCCCCTCATCGCCCTGGGGCGGGAGCATGGCGCACGCGTCGTCGGCTACTACTTCGCCTCGGACCTGAAGCAGTGCCTCGCGCGCAACGAGCAGCGGCAGGGCCGGGCGCGGGTGCCGGAGGTGGCGCTGTTCGCCACCGTGAAGCAGCTGCGGCGGCCGAGCGCCGCCGAGGGCTTCGATGCCCTGTACCACGTGACGTTGACCCCGGAAGGCGTCTTCCGGGTCGAGGACTGGAAAGAGGAGAGCAATGGAACCGGATGA
- a CDS encoding S8 family serine peptidase, whose amino-acid sequence MKTPFASYADRWRPLSVLALGWGLVLPLPSLAASQPDARPGVASPASALAPARVVEATEAEGARLVGGFEGGAGRFALVTGAGLVFHRTDGAVRGLRTVDVPSTAVQLHTWEELGADGARQDFFAYSRGGVELMGRVQATTYQVELEHVRFDPVRGARPLVTGLLSADPDNTLQLVQFQGTPLPEFRSEIEAAGGKVLRFLTDHTFLVEMSPDTQKRVGELPYVRWVGPYHPEYRVEAPLREAMLGRTARLERQRYSIMVGEHGAKRQEEVAELVRKLGGTVELVEPGGWRVEASLNQAQLEKLVRSNAVQFIDRWGGPGEVDVNNVRIVGGANHLETVKGWTGQGVRGEIFDTELRTTHQEWATPPIIHSTSTAGSAHGTSCYSINFARGVDPAARGILPSGQGIFFLYSESTQFGGTKSRYTINQELINPAGPYRAVFQTSSVGSALGTTYTTISAEVDDYLLKHPILSTQSQSNSGTRNSRPQAWAKNIVSVGGMYHFDNAVRTDDRWNGGASIGPAADGRIKPDLSYYYDAIRSASNASNTSYTNFGGTSAATPETAGHFGLLFQMWHNGVWAGFGGGADVFASRPQMATAKALMINMAHRYNWLAGGSNADLDRNKQGWGTADVKRLLDRAAVTSIVNETDVLTPLATKTYNVAVATGQTELNVTMVYNDPAGTVGAARARINDLSLRVTSPSGVVYWGNNGLTAGNVSTAGGVSNKVDTVENVFLANPAAGTWKVEVLADELVQDARLETTAIDADYGLVVSGGKFL is encoded by the coding sequence ATGAAGACTCCCTTCGCATCGTATGCCGACCGCTGGCGCCCGCTTTCCGTCCTGGCCCTGGGCTGGGGCCTGGTCCTTCCGCTGCCGTCGCTCGCGGCGTCGCAGCCGGACGCCCGTCCCGGCGTGGCGAGTCCGGCCTCCGCGCTGGCGCCCGCGCGCGTCGTCGAGGCCACGGAGGCGGAAGGCGCCCGCCTCGTCGGAGGCTTCGAGGGCGGAGCCGGCCGCTTCGCGCTCGTCACCGGCGCCGGGCTCGTCTTCCACCGCACGGACGGCGCGGTGCGCGGGCTGCGCACGGTGGACGTGCCCTCCACGGCGGTGCAGCTGCACACGTGGGAGGAGCTGGGCGCGGACGGCGCGCGCCAGGACTTCTTCGCCTACAGCCGGGGCGGCGTGGAGCTGATGGGCCGCGTGCAGGCGACCACGTACCAGGTGGAGCTGGAGCACGTGCGGTTCGACCCGGTGCGCGGCGCGAGGCCGCTGGTGACGGGCCTGCTGTCCGCGGACCCGGACAACACGCTGCAGCTGGTGCAGTTCCAGGGCACGCCGCTGCCGGAGTTCCGCTCGGAGATTGAGGCCGCGGGCGGCAAGGTGCTGCGCTTCCTGACGGACCACACCTTCCTCGTGGAGATGAGCCCGGATACCCAGAAGCGCGTGGGCGAGCTGCCCTACGTGCGCTGGGTGGGCCCGTACCACCCGGAGTACCGCGTGGAGGCGCCGCTGCGCGAGGCCATGCTCGGCCGCACGGCACGGCTGGAGCGGCAGCGCTACTCCATCATGGTGGGAGAGCACGGCGCGAAGCGGCAGGAGGAGGTCGCCGAGCTGGTCCGCAAGCTGGGCGGCACCGTGGAGCTGGTGGAGCCGGGCGGCTGGCGCGTGGAGGCGTCCCTCAACCAGGCCCAGCTGGAGAAGCTGGTGCGCTCCAACGCGGTGCAGTTCATCGACCGGTGGGGCGGGCCCGGTGAGGTGGACGTGAACAACGTCCGCATCGTGGGCGGTGCGAACCACCTGGAGACCGTGAAGGGCTGGACGGGCCAGGGCGTGCGCGGGGAGATCTTCGACACCGAGCTGCGCACCACGCACCAGGAGTGGGCCACCCCGCCCATCATCCACAGCACGTCGACCGCCGGCAGTGCTCACGGCACGTCCTGCTACAGCATCAACTTCGCCCGGGGCGTGGACCCGGCCGCGCGCGGCATCCTGCCGTCCGGGCAGGGCATCTTCTTCCTCTACAGCGAGTCCACGCAGTTCGGCGGCACCAAGTCGCGCTACACCATCAACCAGGAGCTCATCAACCCCGCGGGCCCGTACCGCGCGGTGTTCCAGACGTCGAGCGTGGGCAGCGCGCTGGGCACCACGTACACCACCATCTCCGCCGAGGTGGACGACTACTTGCTGAAGCACCCCATCCTCAGCACGCAGTCGCAGAGCAACTCCGGCACGCGGAACTCGCGCCCGCAGGCGTGGGCGAAGAACATCGTCTCCGTGGGTGGCATGTACCACTTCGACAATGCCGTCCGCACGGATGACCGGTGGAACGGGGGCGCCAGCATCGGCCCGGCGGCGGACGGCCGCATCAAGCCGGATCTGTCGTACTACTACGACGCCATCCGCTCGGCCAGCAATGCGAGCAACACGTCCTACACCAACTTCGGTGGCACCAGCGCGGCGACGCCGGAGACGGCGGGCCACTTCGGCCTGCTGTTCCAGATGTGGCACAACGGCGTGTGGGCCGGCTTCGGCGGCGGCGCGGACGTCTTCGCCAGCCGGCCGCAGATGGCCACGGCGAAGGCGCTGATGATCAACATGGCGCACCGCTACAACTGGCTGGCGGGCGGCAGCAATGCCGACCTGGACCGCAACAAGCAGGGCTGGGGCACGGCGGACGTGAAGCGCCTGCTGGACCGCGCGGCGGTGACGAGCATCGTCAACGAGACGGACGTGCTCACCCCGCTGGCGACGAAGACGTACAACGTCGCCGTGGCCACCGGGCAGACGGAGCTGAACGTCACCATGGTCTACAACGACCCCGCGGGCACGGTGGGCGCCGCCCGGGCGCGCATCAATGACTTGTCGCTGCGGGTGACGTCGCCCTCGGGCGTCGTGTACTGGGGCAACAACGGCCTGACGGCGGGCAACGTCTCCACGGCCGGTGGCGTGTCCAACAAGGTCGACACGGTGGAGAACGTCTTCCTGGCGAACCCGGCGGCGGGCACCTGGAAGGTGGAGGTGCTGGCGGACGAGCTCGTCCAGGACGCGCGCCTGGAGACGACGGCGATTGACGCCGACTACGGCCTCGTCGTGAGCGGCGGCAAGTTCCTGTAG